The Ketobacter sp. MCCC 1A13808 genome includes a window with the following:
- the lexA gene encoding transcriptional repressor LexA: MEKLTKRQGEILELIKSHIADSGMPPTRMEIAETFGFRSPNAAEEHLRTLARKGYIEMLPGASRGIRVIGMEEEEPGLPIIGQVAAGQPVLAQENVAGRCQVDPSFFTPKADYFLRVKGLSMIDIGIMEGDLLAVHKTHEAQRGQIVVARIGDEVTVKRFEKKRNKVILLPENPDFEPITVDQKDEDFAIEGLAVGVIRDGL, from the coding sequence ATGGAAAAATTAACGAAGCGCCAGGGCGAAATTCTAGAACTTATCAAATCACATATCGCAGACAGCGGCATGCCCCCAACCCGGATGGAAATTGCTGAAACGTTCGGATTCCGATCCCCTAATGCAGCTGAAGAGCATCTGCGTACGCTTGCCCGTAAAGGCTATATAGAAATGCTTCCCGGTGCTTCCCGGGGTATTCGCGTAATCGGTATGGAAGAAGAAGAGCCCGGGCTACCGATCATAGGTCAGGTAGCTGCCGGGCAGCCGGTACTCGCTCAGGAAAACGTTGCCGGTCGCTGTCAGGTGGACCCTTCGTTTTTCACCCCGAAAGCAGACTACTTTTTGCGGGTAAAAGGCCTGAGCATGATTGATATCGGAATAATGGAAGGTGACCTGTTAGCGGTACATAAAACCCATGAAGCACAGCGGGGTCAGATTGTGGTTGCTCGCATCGGCGATGAAGTCACCGTGAAACGGTTCGAAAAAAAGCGCAATAAAGTCATCCTTTTACCGGAGAACCCTGATTTTGAACCCATTACTGTGGATCAAAAAGACGAGGATTTTGCGATAGAAGGTTTAGCAGTCGGGGTCATCCGGGATGGCTTATAA
- a CDS encoding DUF6763 family protein: protein MLRRIEPEVGAWYEHTDLQTLFEVVFIDDEGENIGIQYFDGEIEELELDAFIRMPLCKVDQPEDWSGPYEMDNDDIFENDIGDFPPGNHTPALSDEYESAIMHILDE, encoded by the coding sequence ATGTTAAGGAGAATCGAACCGGAGGTGGGTGCCTGGTACGAGCACACTGACCTACAAACCTTATTTGAAGTGGTCTTCATTGACGATGAAGGAGAGAATATCGGTATCCAATATTTTGATGGTGAAATTGAAGAATTGGAACTGGATGCTTTTATCCGGATGCCGTTATGCAAAGTGGATCAACCTGAAGACTGGTCGGGCCCTTATGAAATGGATAACGACGACATTTTTGAAAACGACATTGGCGATTTCCCGCCCGGCAACCACACACCGGCACTGAGCGACGAGTACGAATCCGCCATTATGCATATTCTGGACGAATAG
- a CDS encoding methyl-accepting chemotaxis protein — MAKALWLAMLIMNRLKYNYKFMLISILFMCPIVLLSIQLWNQLESDIQTTQREDEGVNIISKLNALAVQAADFRDIMMAHNYDRSEATNTRIFNLRNTTEETLQAISTNYTQSRLLKKAQLERLKSAWKTAQNEELGSQIMLREYIDSYGTLVSEIDSIVLEIAKSSGLSNDSDPQINAYMSFYLDKVRPLQASLSKLRGYGSNTLNTNYLDSASFTEVDASFYDAKNAFTESTDAFSKMQKEFTDIPFINEQKQASEVVDKILFLFNDQVVEAISERQTWQQFNEQMTGFLSPIRNLEGKILDHATTAVHQRLQAKESNRITLVVCLFVLLAVIGYLYFGLYISLRVNIDNMVISAGKVAGGDMTVEVQQHSQDEFAVLNRDFNAMIKQMQQLITAARESSDTTSEHALSVKKLAELNSRIVQQQTEETRRITHAMEEMSSAAEEVARETEFTANAAQNADEHAREGQQLVDSTVQSFSHLTENINGSMSVVEKLADQSQGVTEILSVIKSIAQQTNLLALNAAIEAARAGEQGRGFAVVADEVRSLAQRSHESTVEIDDVLGKIQTGVQEAVNAMQVSVEVTGQSVSNAQRLTAKLEEILQGVSDINNRTQSISAATLEQTETVNHVQSSLKAIDTRSGDAAHAAEDTLHSAREMQNSIEQLTDSLARFKV; from the coding sequence ATGGCAAAAGCATTATGGTTAGCCATGCTCATCATGAACAGACTTAAGTACAACTATAAGTTCATGCTGATCAGCATTCTCTTCATGTGCCCTATTGTCCTACTCAGCATTCAGCTCTGGAATCAGCTGGAAAGTGACATCCAGACCACCCAGCGTGAAGATGAGGGCGTAAACATAATCAGTAAATTGAACGCGTTAGCCGTTCAGGCAGCGGATTTCCGCGATATAATGATGGCGCACAATTACGACCGCAGTGAAGCCACCAACACCCGCATCTTTAATCTGAGGAATACAACCGAAGAGACCCTGCAAGCCATAAGTACCAACTACACCCAATCGCGGCTGCTGAAGAAAGCCCAGCTTGAGCGGCTTAAATCGGCTTGGAAAACAGCCCAGAATGAAGAACTGGGTTCCCAGATCATGTTGCGGGAATACATTGATTCGTATGGCACTCTGGTAAGTGAAATCGACAGTATCGTGCTTGAAATCGCTAAATCCAGCGGGTTGTCCAATGACAGCGACCCGCAAATTAATGCCTACATGAGTTTTTATCTGGACAAAGTCCGCCCTCTACAAGCGTCGCTGTCTAAATTGAGGGGCTATGGCAGCAATACTCTGAACACTAACTACCTGGACAGCGCCAGCTTCACCGAGGTAGACGCGTCGTTTTACGACGCTAAAAATGCGTTCACAGAATCCACAGATGCTTTTTCCAAAATGCAAAAGGAATTTACGGACATTCCGTTCATCAATGAGCAGAAGCAAGCCAGCGAAGTGGTCGATAAGATTTTGTTTTTGTTCAATGATCAGGTGGTGGAAGCCATCTCGGAACGGCAGACCTGGCAACAATTTAACGAGCAAATGACCGGATTTCTGAGCCCTATACGTAACCTGGAAGGCAAAATTCTGGACCACGCCACCACGGCTGTACACCAACGGCTTCAAGCGAAAGAGAGCAACCGGATTACATTAGTAGTATGTCTTTTCGTTCTGCTGGCAGTAATCGGCTATCTGTATTTTGGTCTCTATATCTCGCTGCGTGTAAACATCGACAACATGGTGATAAGTGCAGGTAAAGTAGCTGGCGGCGACATGACCGTTGAAGTCCAGCAACATAGTCAGGACGAATTTGCCGTTTTAAACCGGGATTTCAACGCCATGATCAAGCAAATGCAACAATTGATTACCGCAGCCCGAGAAAGCAGCGACACCACATCCGAGCACGCTCTTAGCGTAAAGAAACTGGCCGAGCTTAATAGCAGGATTGTACAGCAGCAAACGGAAGAAACCCGCCGCATTACGCACGCAATGGAAGAGATGTCATCCGCGGCGGAGGAAGTAGCAAGAGAAACCGAGTTTACTGCTAACGCCGCACAAAATGCCGATGAACATGCCCGCGAGGGGCAGCAACTAGTCGACTCTACCGTACAAAGTTTTTCCCACCTGACTGAAAATATCAACGGCTCTATGAGTGTCGTAGAAAAGCTGGCAGACCAAAGCCAAGGGGTAACTGAAATACTATCGGTTATCAAAAGCATCGCGCAACAAACCAATTTGCTGGCCTTGAATGCGGCCATTGAAGCCGCCCGTGCGGGTGAGCAAGGCCGTGGTTTCGCTGTGGTGGCAGACGAAGTTCGTAGCCTTGCACAACGCAGTCACGAGTCGACCGTTGAAATAGACGACGTATTGGGAAAGATTCAGACCGGTGTGCAGGAAGCGGTAAATGCGATGCAAGTCAGCGTAGAGGTAACCGGACAATCGGTTAGCAATGCCCAAAGACTGACTGCAAAACTAGAAGAAATTCTGCAGGGAGTGTCCGATATTAACAACCGAACGCAATCAATATCGGCTGCAACACTGGAACAAACAGAAACCGTCAACCATGTGCAATCAAGCCTGAAAGCCATTGATACCCGCTCGGGTGATGCTGCTCACGCTGCGGAAGACACTCTGCACTCAGCTCGGGAAATGCAGAATTCCATTGAGCAACTGACTGATTCACTGGCCAGATTTAAAGTTTAG
- a CDS encoding TetR/AcrR family transcriptional regulator, producing the protein MAQKETVERILDAAEVLFAERGFSETSLRTITSTAGVNLAAVNYHFGSKKALIQAVFERFLEPLVVEINRRLSALESDPESISVDSLLEVLSASIYEVHGRSTNRATIFLRLLGLAYTQSQAHLRSYIATRYGEVFQRYGNLLKPALPGTTPQELFWHTHFALGTAIFTMSNVDALRAMSENDTGKRGSIDFIVSKLTSFMAAGLKNASHG; encoded by the coding sequence ATGGCACAAAAAGAAACAGTAGAAAGAATACTGGATGCGGCAGAGGTGTTGTTTGCGGAACGCGGTTTTTCTGAAACCTCTCTGCGTACCATTACCAGTACAGCCGGAGTGAATCTGGCAGCGGTCAATTATCACTTCGGTTCGAAAAAAGCGTTGATACAGGCTGTATTCGAGCGTTTTCTTGAGCCGCTGGTGGTGGAAATTAACCGGCGTTTAAGCGCACTCGAATCTGACCCTGAATCCATCAGTGTCGACTCCCTGCTTGAAGTGTTGTCGGCGTCGATCTATGAAGTGCATGGCCGTAGTACCAACCGTGCAACCATATTCCTACGTCTATTGGGTTTAGCTTATACCCAGTCTCAGGCCCATCTGCGCAGTTACATAGCAACCCGGTATGGGGAGGTGTTCCAACGATATGGCAATCTGCTGAAGCCGGCGCTGCCAGGCACTACCCCGCAGGAGCTGTTCTGGCATACCCATTTTGCATTGGGAACCGCCATCTTCACCATGTCCAATGTTGATGCTCTGCGGGCTATGTCGGAGAATGACACCGGCAAGCGCGGCTCTATTGATTTCATCGTGAGCAAACTTACCTCATTCATGGCAGCTGGCCTGAAAAACGCATCCCATGGTTGA
- a CDS encoding DUF6586 family protein, whose product MAKHTLGNSNQKRYFAKFYLDAIGQIQADNSVFNKKALIRAHQESCLFHLVMAYQGFIWEIANTYDEDYASGTKLKQLLESSKENGKTIAELERLFVLETQQGSWLFALLGTWNRITDVNPQATSTVKSSTNLNAIEVRVFNEADEFSQLHDWYDNLCILIDEIREMLGEW is encoded by the coding sequence ATGGCTAAGCACACATTGGGCAACTCAAATCAAAAACGTTATTTTGCGAAGTTCTATCTGGACGCGATCGGACAGATTCAAGCTGATAATTCTGTTTTTAATAAAAAGGCGCTGATTCGGGCTCATCAAGAATCTTGCCTTTTTCATCTGGTTATGGCGTACCAGGGTTTTATTTGGGAGATTGCAAACACCTACGATGAAGACTACGCATCCGGCACCAAGCTTAAGCAATTGCTTGAAAGCTCGAAAGAAAATGGTAAAACCATTGCTGAATTAGAAAGGCTTTTTGTGCTTGAGACACAGCAGGGCAGCTGGTTGTTTGCCTTGTTGGGCACTTGGAACCGCATTACAGACGTTAATCCGCAAGCCACCTCGACAGTGAAAAGCAGCACCAATTTAAATGCGATTGAAGTGCGGGTATTTAATGAAGCAGACGAGTTTTCGCAACTTCATGATTGGTATGACAATCTTTGCATTTTGATAGATGAAATACGGGAAATGCTTGGTGAGTGGTAG